The Mesobacillus jeotgali genome window below encodes:
- a CDS encoding metalloregulator ArsR/SmtB family transcription factor has translation MKEQDVCQINCVHDEKVEQVSAEVKEQNTSAAAKIFKALSDETRIKIAYSLYVGNELCVCDVAAVVNSSTATASHHLRLLKNLGLAKYRKEGKLVYYSLVDDHVKQLIHLAFEHQKEMDVND, from the coding sequence TTGAAGGAGCAAGATGTCTGCCAGATCAATTGCGTCCACGATGAAAAAGTGGAGCAGGTTTCAGCAGAAGTGAAAGAACAAAATACTTCTGCAGCAGCAAAAATTTTCAAGGCTTTATCAGATGAAACAAGGATTAAAATCGCATACTCACTATATGTAGGCAACGAACTTTGTGTTTGTGATGTAGCTGCAGTCGTCAATTCGTCCACTGCTACTGCTTCTCACCATTTGAGGCTTTTGAAGAACCTTGGGCTCGCTAAATACCGCAAGGAAGGTAAGCTTGTTTATTATTCACTTGTCGATGACCATGTAAAGCAATTGATTCACCTGGCGTTTGAACATCAAAAGGAGATGGATGTGAATGACTGA